A genomic stretch from Natronomonas gomsonensis includes:
- a CDS encoding VOC family protein, translating into MEHDHADPDSAGQLHHIELYAADFDAAVGFWEWFLGELGYELKNDWADGRSWKNNPTYIVLVSADTDDHPFDRTAPGLNHLAFHAASRERVDALTEAVRDREDATVLYEDRHPFAGGYYALYCEGPEGVKLEVVAPE; encoded by the coding sequence ATGGAGCACGACCACGCGGACCCCGACAGCGCAGGCCAACTCCACCACATCGAACTGTACGCGGCCGATTTCGACGCTGCCGTCGGTTTCTGGGAGTGGTTCCTTGGCGAACTCGGCTACGAACTGAAGAACGACTGGGCGGACGGCCGTTCGTGGAAAAACAACCCGACGTACATCGTTCTCGTGTCGGCGGACACCGACGACCACCCTTTCGACCGGACTGCGCCCGGACTGAATCACCTCGCCTTCCATGCCGCCTCCCGCGAGCGGGTCGATGCACTCACCGAGGCCGTTCGGGACCGCGAGGACGCGACGGTGCTGTACGAGGACCGTCACCCCTTCGCCGGCGGCTACTACGCGCTGTACTGTGAGGGACCGGAGGGCGTAAAGCTCGAAGTCGTCGCCCCCGAGTAG
- the tmcA gene encoding tRNA(Met) cytidine acetyltransferase TmcA produces the protein MDAVRETALALRSEAEATNERRLLVCAGSHDDGYAAARAACEAADLDAIALSERDIVGRRLAPARADELLGETHDCVVVDCHDACRPNALGRAVGAVDGGGLLVLVAPPLDRWPDERDGFDETLAVPPFGLDDVAGTFRRRLVRTLREHRGIAIVDVDAGTVEADGRTDPSPKFAEVPFSPPDDAAFPKSVYEACLTADQRDAVLACEALADPGNAVVLEADRGRGKSSAAGLAAAALAADGRDVLVAAPNYRNAAELFDRAAETLGELDALVSDERDTDAAHELRAEGGGRVRFCRPTDAEAETADVLVIDEAAALPVRVLQSLLSVAPSVCFATTVHGYEGAGRGFDVRFRDTLDDERAVDTVTLDDPIRYAAADPIEVWLFRALLLDARPAVEPLVAEATPDDATYERLDPTALVGNENRLRETFGLLVNAHYRTEPDDLARLLDAPNIALRALTVDGHVLAVALLAREGGLSESRRREMYEGARVRGNMLPDVLTSQLRDIEAARPVGLRVMRIATHHAVRSRGFGSRLLSAIEAEFDADGDRPLSGRFDAVDYLGVGYGATPDLLSFWDDNGYRTVHLSTTRNDTSGEYSALMVRPLSDAGTDLADRHAAWFRRRIPDVLADALDDADPDVVRGALAAASGPVRLDLTDTEWRVLASAAYGPGLYDVAPGPFRQVALRALVDGALDDPDAERLLVVKVLQATPWEETADRLGYVSRRECMRSLGDAYRPLVDRYGTAAAREEADRYRG, from the coding sequence ATGGACGCGGTTCGCGAGACGGCACTCGCCCTGCGCTCGGAGGCCGAAGCGACCAACGAGCGACGGCTCCTCGTCTGTGCCGGCAGCCACGATGATGGCTACGCCGCCGCTCGGGCCGCTTGTGAAGCGGCCGACCTCGATGCCATCGCGCTGTCGGAACGCGACATCGTCGGTCGACGACTCGCTCCCGCCCGTGCCGACGAACTCCTCGGGGAAACCCACGACTGCGTCGTCGTCGACTGCCACGACGCCTGTCGGCCGAACGCACTCGGTCGTGCCGTCGGCGCCGTCGACGGCGGCGGTCTGCTCGTCCTCGTGGCGCCGCCGCTCGACCGCTGGCCGGACGAACGCGACGGGTTCGACGAAACCCTCGCGGTCCCCCCGTTCGGCCTCGACGATGTGGCTGGAACGTTCCGTCGTCGACTCGTCCGGACGCTCCGCGAACACCGCGGTATCGCTATCGTCGATGTCGACGCCGGAACTGTCGAAGCCGACGGGCGAACCGACCCCTCGCCGAAGTTTGCCGAGGTCCCGTTTTCGCCACCCGATGACGCCGCCTTCCCGAAGTCCGTTTACGAGGCCTGTCTCACCGCCGACCAGCGCGACGCCGTCCTCGCCTGTGAGGCGCTCGCCGACCCCGGCAACGCTGTCGTCCTCGAAGCCGACCGGGGCCGCGGGAAATCCAGCGCCGCGGGACTGGCGGCCGCCGCCCTCGCCGCCGACGGCCGGGACGTACTCGTGGCGGCGCCGAACTACCGCAACGCCGCCGAACTGTTCGACCGCGCCGCCGAGACTCTGGGAGAACTCGACGCTCTCGTCTCCGACGAGCGGGACACCGATGCCGCTCACGAACTCCGAGCCGAGGGCGGCGGCCGGGTTCGCTTCTGCCGACCGACTGACGCCGAAGCCGAAACCGCCGACGTACTCGTCATCGACGAAGCCGCCGCGCTCCCGGTTCGCGTCCTCCAGTCGCTGCTGTCGGTCGCCCCGAGCGTCTGCTTCGCGACGACGGTCCACGGCTACGAAGGTGCAGGTCGTGGTTTCGACGTTCGATTTCGGGACACTCTCGACGACGAGCGGGCGGTCGACACCGTGACGCTCGACGACCCGATTCGCTACGCCGCGGCCGACCCAATCGAAGTGTGGCTGTTCCGGGCGCTGCTGCTTGACGCCCGCCCCGCGGTCGAACCGCTCGTCGCCGAGGCGACGCCCGACGACGCGACCTACGAACGCCTCGACCCGACGGCGTTAGTCGGCAACGAGAACCGGCTCCGGGAAACGTTCGGCCTCCTCGTCAACGCCCACTACCGCACCGAACCCGACGACCTCGCTCGCCTGCTCGACGCGCCGAACATCGCGTTGCGGGCGCTGACCGTCGACGGCCACGTCCTCGCGGTCGCCCTGCTCGCCCGTGAGGGTGGCCTCTCCGAGTCGAGGCGACGCGAGATGTACGAGGGCGCCCGAGTTCGGGGGAACATGCTCCCCGACGTGCTGACGAGCCAACTCCGGGACATCGAGGCCGCCCGCCCGGTCGGATTGCGCGTGATGCGCATCGCGACACATCACGCCGTCCGCTCCCGTGGGTTCGGTTCACGGCTGCTGTCGGCAATCGAGGCCGAGTTCGACGCCGACGGCGACCGGCCTCTCTCGGGCCGATTCGACGCCGTCGACTACCTCGGCGTCGGCTACGGCGCGACGCCGGATTTACTGTCGTTCTGGGACGATAACGGCTACAGGACGGTCCATCTCTCGACGACCCGCAACGACACGAGCGGCGAGTACTCGGCGCTGATGGTTCGTCCGCTGTCGGATGCTGGCACCGACCTCGCAGACCGGCACGCTGCGTGGTTCCGACGGCGAATCCCGGACGTCCTCGCGGACGCACTCGACGATGCCGACCCGGATGTCGTCCGCGGCGCCCTCGCCGCGGCGTCCGGCCCCGTTCGATTGGACCTGACCGACACCGAGTGGCGCGTCCTCGCAAGCGCCGCCTACGGCCCGGGACTGTACGACGTGGCTCCCGGCCCCTTCCGACAGGTGGCGCTCCGGGCGCTCGTCGACGGGGCGCTTGACGACCCCGACGCAGAGCGACTCCTCGTCGTAAAGGTCCTGCAGGCGACGCCGTGGGAGGAGACCGCCGACCGCCTCGGCTACGTCTCCCGCCGGGAGTGTATGCGCTCGTTGGGTGACGCCTACCGGCCGCTCGTCGATCGCTACGGGACTGCGGCGGCCCGCGAGGAGGCCGACCGCTACCGGGGGTGA
- a CDS encoding NADP-dependent oxidoreductase — MATATRQWILDSRPVGEPTMENFELVETELPDPERGEVLVRTLYMSVDPYMRGRMRDAESYAEPWDVGDPMQAGVVGEVEASEHPDFEVGDVVTGDLQWADYAIADGRDLRRVNPEHGPISTALGVLGMPGVTAYFGTTDVAEPTPGDTVVVSAAAGAVGSVVGQLADLTGCHVVGIAGAEGKLEWLESVGFDEGINYKEEDVSAALRKACPDGIDVYFDNVGGPVTDAVWPLLNVRARVAVCGQIALYNATEVPTGPRKLGKLIESRARVEGLLVRDYEDRWGEALKRLSEWVASGEVEYRENVVDGLENAPDAFLGLFEGTKIGKQLVQVGQREA; from the coding sequence ATGGCAACCGCAACCAGACAGTGGATACTCGACAGCCGACCCGTCGGCGAGCCGACGATGGAGAACTTCGAGTTGGTCGAAACGGAACTCCCCGACCCGGAGCGGGGCGAAGTGCTCGTCCGGACGCTGTATATGTCAGTCGACCCCTACATGCGTGGGCGGATGCGGGACGCCGAATCCTACGCCGAACCGTGGGATGTGGGCGACCCGATGCAGGCGGGCGTCGTCGGCGAGGTCGAAGCCTCCGAACACCCCGACTTCGAAGTCGGCGACGTGGTGACCGGTGACCTCCAGTGGGCCGACTACGCAATCGCCGACGGTCGGGACCTCCGGCGTGTCAACCCGGAACACGGGCCCATCTCGACGGCGCTCGGCGTGTTGGGTATGCCCGGCGTCACCGCCTACTTCGGGACGACGGACGTAGCCGAACCGACGCCCGGCGACACCGTCGTCGTCAGCGCCGCCGCCGGCGCCGTCGGTAGCGTCGTCGGCCAACTCGCCGACCTCACCGGCTGTCACGTCGTCGGCATCGCGGGCGCCGAGGGGAAACTCGAGTGGCTCGAATCCGTCGGCTTCGACGAGGGCATCAACTACAAAGAAGAGGACGTGAGCGCGGCGCTCCGGAAAGCCTGTCCCGACGGCATCGACGTGTACTTCGACAACGTCGGTGGACCGGTCACCGACGCCGTCTGGCCGCTGTTGAACGTCCGGGCACGGGTGGCCGTCTGTGGACAGATAGCGCTGTACAACGCCACTGAGGTGCCGACGGGGCCGCGGAAACTCGGCAAACTCATCGAGTCACGCGCCCGCGTCGAGGGACTGCTCGTCCGCGACTACGAGGACCGCTGGGGGGAGGCGCTGAAGCGGCTCTCCGAGTGGGTCGCCTCGGGCGAGGTCGAGTACCGCGAGAACGTCGTCGATGGACTGGAGAACGCACCCGACGCCTTCCTCGGGCTGTTCGAGGGGACGAAAATCGGGAAACAGCTCGTGCAGGTGGGCCAACGGGAGGCCTGA
- a CDS encoding class I SAM-dependent methyltransferase: protein MPTWDERFAAGEYPQNPEPSPVLCDYVESFPDGRALDVATGTGRNAVFLAESGYEVDALDQSREGLKITRENAAEAGVEERIEPIQDDVGTYEFPEDRYAAITISYYRAVDRFPDIKEALVDGGVLFIEHHLRSTDGPLSGPSTDRHRFASNELLHACLDMTVLYYDETTTPHEGKHSATARIVARNTTGASQSYPAVERGA, encoded by the coding sequence ATGCCCACGTGGGACGAACGGTTCGCCGCCGGCGAGTATCCCCAAAACCCAGAGCCATCGCCGGTGTTGTGTGATTACGTCGAGTCGTTTCCCGACGGACGGGCCCTCGACGTAGCGACCGGAACGGGTCGCAACGCGGTGTTCCTCGCCGAATCCGGATACGAGGTCGACGCCCTCGACCAGTCCCGCGAGGGCCTGAAAATCACCCGCGAAAACGCCGCCGAGGCGGGCGTCGAAGAGCGAATCGAACCGATTCAGGACGACGTGGGGACCTACGAGTTCCCCGAGGACCGATACGCAGCCATCACTATCAGCTACTACCGCGCTGTCGACCGATTTCCCGACATCAAAGAGGCGCTGGTCGACGGGGGCGTCCTGTTCATCGAACACCACCTTCGGTCGACTGACGGCCCGCTGTCCGGGCCGAGTACGGACCGCCATCGGTTCGCTTCGAACGAACTCCTCCACGCCTGTCTCGACATGACGGTGCTGTACTACGACGAGACGACGACGCCTCACGAGGGAAAACACAGCGCGACGGCCCGAATCGTCGCCCGGAACACGACGGGAGCCAGCCAATCCTATCCCGCCGTCGAACGGGGGGCCTGA
- a CDS encoding HVO_2753 family zinc finger protein, whose translation MSSESTQRRERKCISCGINISGTSAAKFDCPDCGHQIYRCSKCRKQSNLYECPDCGFMGP comes from the coding sequence ATGAGTAGCGAGAGTACCCAACGGAGGGAACGGAAGTGCATCTCCTGTGGGATAAACATCTCCGGGACGAGCGCGGCGAAGTTCGACTGCCCCGACTGTGGGCACCAGATTTACCGCTGCTCGAAGTGTCGCAAGCAGAGCAACCTCTACGAATGCCCGGATTGCGGGTTCATGGGGCCGTAA
- a CDS encoding elongation factor 1-beta yields MGKVAAKMKVMPQSPEVDLDELQDRLENSLPEGAKISRVDREDVAFGLIALFPTVLIPDEAGGTDAVEEAFGGVEGVESVDVDEVGRI; encoded by the coding sequence ATGGGGAAAGTCGCAGCCAAGATGAAGGTCATGCCGCAGAGCCCCGAGGTGGACCTCGACGAACTGCAGGACCGCCTCGAGAACTCCCTACCCGAGGGTGCGAAAATCAGCCGCGTCGACCGCGAGGACGTGGCGTTCGGACTCATCGCGCTGTTCCCGACCGTGCTCATCCCCGACGAGGCCGGCGGCACCGACGCCGTCGAGGAGGCCTTCGGCGGCGTTGAGGGCGTCGAGAGCGTCGACGTCGACGAAGTCGGCCGAATATAG
- a CDS encoding 50S ribosomal protein L21e, with the protein MPSSNGPRKATRNKLKNKPRERGASPPQRSVEEYENGEKVHLKVDPSVPKGQFHPRFNGRTGTVAGKQGRAFKVEIKDGGVTKTLIVAPAHLRRQQE; encoded by the coding sequence ATGCCGAGTTCCAACGGTCCGCGGAAGGCGACCCGAAACAAGCTGAAGAACAAACCCCGAGAGCGCGGAGCATCCCCGCCGCAGCGCTCGGTCGAAGAGTACGAAAACGGCGAGAAAGTCCACCTCAAGGTCGACCCCTCGGTTCCGAAAGGCCAGTTCCACCCCCGATTCAACGGCCGAACCGGAACGGTCGCCGGCAAGCAGGGCCGTGCGTTCAAGGTCGAAATCAAGGACGGCGGCGTCACGAAGACGCTCATCGTCGCGCCTGCCCACCTCCGACGCCAGCAGGAATGA
- a CDS encoding RNA polymerase Rpb4 family protein: protein MTIFKEVVDEEFLTVSEAKELLADIEAERALDEDREMRYELARAIEHVNRFAVLDAEESHELVAELTELEKVDEATAYKIADLLPQDRNELRSVFSQGRYSMSGDELDDVLDIVVKYA from the coding sequence ATGACGATATTCAAGGAGGTCGTCGACGAGGAGTTCCTCACCGTTTCCGAGGCGAAGGAACTGCTCGCCGACATCGAAGCCGAGCGCGCACTCGACGAGGACCGCGAGATGCGCTATGAGTTGGCGCGCGCCATCGAGCACGTCAACCGCTTTGCAGTCCTCGACGCCGAGGAGTCTCACGAACTCGTCGCGGAACTGACCGAACTGGAGAAGGTCGACGAGGCGACGGCGTACAAAATCGCCGACCTCCTGCCGCAGGACCGCAACGAACTCCGCTCGGTGTTCTCACAGGGGCGGTACTCGATGTCCGGTGACGAACTCGACGACGTTCTCGACATCGTCGTCAAGTACGCCTGA
- a CDS encoding DUF655 domain-containing protein, whose amino-acid sequence MSDSDAGNPTTAVVLDFLPRGRPDDDRPQYQKSPVAYALGESDFRLVELALTDDAGVNIGDRVEIDPPGENVKDCRAIAYGDLSSTAESELEYALNEIIDANEKRFVDFYNDAQPITTRLHVLNLLPGIGKKLRNNILDARKRKPFESFEDIEGRVSGLHDPRGVLLERIEEELGEEDLKYRIFARRESDEE is encoded by the coding sequence ATGAGCGACAGCGACGCCGGAAACCCTACTACCGCAGTCGTGCTGGATTTCTTGCCTCGGGGCCGCCCCGACGACGACCGGCCACAGTATCAGAAGTCACCGGTCGCCTACGCCCTCGGCGAGTCGGATTTCCGACTCGTCGAACTCGCCCTCACCGACGACGCGGGCGTCAACATCGGCGACCGGGTCGAAATCGACCCGCCCGGCGAGAACGTCAAGGACTGTCGAGCGATAGCCTACGGTGACCTCTCCAGTACGGCCGAGTCCGAACTGGAGTACGCGCTCAACGAAATCATCGACGCAAACGAGAAGCGCTTCGTCGACTTCTACAACGACGCCCAGCCGATTACGACCCGACTGCACGTGCTCAATCTACTGCCCGGTATCGGGAAGAAACTCCGCAACAACATCCTCGATGCGCGCAAGCGCAAGCCCTTCGAGAGCTTCGAGGACATCGAAGGGCGCGTGTCGGGACTCCACGACCCCCGGGGCGTCCTCCTGGAGCGAATCGAGGAGGAACTCGGCGAGGAGGACCTCAAGTACCGTATCTTCGCCCGCCGGGAGAGCGACGAGGAGTAA
- a CDS encoding 16S ribosomal RNA methyltransferase A has product MRDPDALIARAGVRGDPDHDQHFLVDDRVLDRLPGYLPEDADTTHVLEVGGGTGALTDRLLAIADRVTVIERDPELASFLREEFESEIADGDLTVVEGDALEVALPDFTASVSNLPYGVSSEITFRLLPEKRPTVLMFQKEFAERMAAEPGTDAYGRLSVTAGHYAEIEVVEPVPKEAFSPAPAVESAVVRTTPRDPTYEVPDDEQFMSLVRAVFTQRRKTMRNAVRNTTHISGIDDADAVVEAAGEELMGKRAGNVPPEEFARLARIASEVGGGDGG; this is encoded by the coding sequence ATGCGGGACCCCGACGCGCTCATCGCTCGTGCTGGCGTCCGTGGCGACCCAGACCACGACCAGCACTTCCTCGTCGACGACCGCGTCCTCGATAGACTTCCCGGCTACCTCCCCGAGGACGCCGACACGACCCACGTTCTGGAGGTCGGCGGCGGGACGGGCGCGCTCACCGACCGCCTCCTCGCCATCGCAGACCGCGTGACGGTCATCGAGCGCGACCCGGAACTCGCGTCGTTTCTGCGCGAGGAGTTCGAGTCCGAAATCGCCGACGGTGACCTCACCGTCGTCGAGGGCGACGCCCTGGAGGTCGCGTTACCCGACTTCACCGCCTCGGTGTCAAACCTCCCCTACGGCGTTTCCTCGGAAATCACGTTCCGGCTCCTCCCGGAGAAGCGGCCGACGGTGTTGATGTTTCAAAAGGAGTTCGCCGAGCGGATGGCCGCGGAACCGGGGACCGACGCCTACGGTCGACTGTCGGTGACTGCAGGTCACTACGCCGAAATCGAAGTCGTCGAACCCGTTCCGAAGGAGGCGTTTTCGCCAGCGCCGGCCGTCGAAAGCGCCGTCGTCCGGACGACGCCGCGGGACCCGACCTACGAGGTGCCCGACGACGAGCAGTTCATGTCGTTGGTTCGAGCAGTCTTCACCCAGCGTCGGAAGACGATGCGGAACGCGGTTCGGAACACGACACACATCTCGGGTATCGACGATGCAGATGCCGTCGTCGAGGCGGCCGGTGAGGAGTTAATGGGCAAGCGGGCCGGGAACGTGCCGCCAGAGGAGTTCGCCCGACTGGCCCGAATCGCGAGTGAAGTCGGCGGAGGTGACGGCGGGTGA
- a CDS encoding mechanosensitive ion channel family protein: protein MKSVVLQGLPWWTDLQFEFYRTFSSTERYYLTALALAVFGLLMAIAYFSGKLLKRRVRSDAVRAIQGVFVTIGSIVLSGFLVVVWGLTGTVVQSLSFLAFGPEVGVKVLLTFIVFVGAFTVSRLTKRSIKYGAGRNVITAHQREVAHHIIQIVVFAPAILFTIALWGVPVQSLFLGAGALGIILGFAARQTLSGALSGFVILFARPFEVGDWISVHDRQGIVTDITLYNTQIRTFDEEHVLVPNDQVTGSEIINYSKTDRLRITTDVGIDYDVDVATAANVAREAMERCESVSDSPSPDVVRTAFDDSAVALRLRYWIDKPTIQHKWRAKNEVIEAVKGAFESEGIKIPFPQRELMGREETGGLQVAEAERKQLSADERTVADQHTDDRDSRSQGSSATDVSEPVEEDYGGDPSGDPVDEDEADDEYEEKGGEDPNDVSEPVSEEHSHDPDDPMAVDGFERDPDPVRESPEDEDERGDDE, encoded by the coding sequence GTGAAATCGGTCGTCCTTCAGGGCCTTCCGTGGTGGACTGACCTCCAGTTCGAGTTCTACCGGACGTTCTCGTCGACCGAGCGGTACTACCTGACGGCGCTCGCACTCGCTGTGTTCGGTCTCCTGATGGCGATTGCATACTTCAGTGGAAAGCTCCTGAAGCGACGGGTCCGGAGCGACGCGGTGCGGGCCATACAGGGCGTGTTCGTGACAATCGGAAGCATCGTCCTCAGCGGGTTTCTCGTCGTCGTTTGGGGACTCACCGGAACGGTCGTACAGTCGCTGTCGTTTCTCGCATTCGGCCCCGAAGTCGGGGTGAAAGTCCTGTTGACGTTCATCGTCTTCGTGGGTGCGTTCACCGTCTCGCGCCTGACGAAACGCTCCATCAAATACGGCGCGGGCCGGAACGTCATCACGGCCCACCAGCGGGAGGTGGCCCACCACATCATCCAAATCGTCGTCTTCGCGCCGGCGATACTGTTCACCATCGCGCTGTGGGGGGTGCCGGTCCAGAGTCTCTTTCTCGGTGCCGGTGCCCTCGGAATCATCCTCGGTTTCGCCGCGAGACAGACGCTGTCCGGTGCGCTGTCGGGCTTCGTCATCCTCTTCGCTCGACCCTTCGAGGTCGGCGACTGGATTTCGGTCCACGACCGACAGGGCATCGTCACCGACATCACGCTGTACAACACCCAGATACGGACGTTCGACGAAGAGCACGTCCTCGTCCCAAACGACCAGGTGACCGGCAGCGAGATAATCAACTACTCGAAGACCGACCGGCTTCGCATCACGACCGATGTGGGCATCGACTATGACGTGGACGTGGCAACGGCAGCGAACGTCGCCAGGGAAGCGATGGAACGCTGTGAGTCGGTGTCCGACTCGCCGTCACCCGACGTTGTCCGGACGGCCTTCGACGATTCGGCCGTCGCCCTCCGGCTTCGCTACTGGATAGACAAGCCGACCATCCAGCACAAATGGCGCGCGAAAAACGAGGTCATCGAGGCAGTGAAGGGTGCCTTCGAATCCGAGGGCATCAAGATACCGTTCCCACAGCGGGAGTTGATGGGCCGAGAGGAGACCGGCGGCCTCCAGGTCGCCGAAGCCGAGCGGAAACAGCTCTCCGCCGACGAACGGACCGTCGCGGACCAACACACGGACGACCGAGATAGCCGTTCTCAGGGGAGTTCCGCGACCGACGTGTCCGAACCGGTCGAGGAGGATTACGGCGGCGACCCCTCCGGAGACCCCGTCGACGAGGACGAAGCCGACGACGAGTACGAAGAGAAAGGAGGCGAGGACCCGAACGACGTAAGCGAACCCGTCAGCGAGGAACACAGCCACGACCCCGACGACCCGATGGCAGTCGACGGCTTCGAGCGCGACCCCGACCCGGTGCGTGAAAGCCCCGAAGACGAGGACGAGCGGGGCGACGACGAATGA
- a CDS encoding HemK2/MTQ2 family protein methyltransferase: protein MTLSDHREMPTVYEAAEDSRLLAKTAAETVDGADFVLEVGTGSGHVAEYVGEETGARVVGSDINPEACRQTRERGVPAVRGNLTDPFGADTFDWVLFNPPYLPTPPEREWDDPLEHALSGGEDGRRVIRPFLADVARVLAPDGGVLLLVSSLTDIEAVADLAADAGLTARELAEETFPFERLVVLELLPDIRE, encoded by the coding sequence ATGACGCTTTCGGACCACCGGGAGATGCCGACGGTGTACGAGGCCGCCGAGGACTCCCGACTGTTGGCCAAAACGGCCGCCGAGACTGTGGACGGTGCGGATTTCGTCCTCGAAGTCGGAACCGGGTCGGGCCACGTTGCCGAGTACGTCGGCGAGGAGACGGGCGCCCGGGTCGTCGGCAGCGACATCAACCCCGAGGCCTGCCGGCAGACCCGCGAGCGCGGCGTGCCGGCCGTCCGCGGGAACCTGACCGACCCCTTCGGCGCCGACACCTTCGATTGGGTGCTGTTCAATCCGCCCTACCTCCCGACGCCCCCCGAACGGGAGTGGGACGACCCGCTAGAACACGCGCTGTCGGGTGGTGAAGACGGCCGCCGCGTGATTCGACCGTTCCTCGCGGACGTTGCCCGAGTGCTCGCTCCCGACGGCGGAGTCCTGCTGTTGGTCTCCTCGCTGACCGACATCGAGGCCGTAGCCGACCTCGCCGCCGACGCTGGACTCACCGCACGCGAACTCGCCGAGGAGACGTTTCCCTTCGAGCGGTTGGTCGTTCTGGAATTACTCCCAGACATTCGTGAGTAG
- a CDS encoding methionine synthase translates to MTEVIATTPGLFPLPDWAKDDLSDLKGHQKDDLISGDEGDDVVAAYERARTEVIERQLEAGLDGVVEGQLRWDDMLAHPLCVHDSVDTRGIVRYYDNNNFYREPVVTGDLDFDGDVAEELAGQSDVTQAVLPGPYSLADLATDEHYGDDAAFLDAIAEFLAGEAAEFDTETLFLLEPSLVENAPDDGEDERASEAIDRVATAVDADVVVHTYWGAIPEKPYAHLMDAQIDAIGFDFVADHEQNVYNIQEYGTKDSIALGVVDGQNTLVETADEIAERIEWVDDSVPAQTFDTVYATSNTELFYLPQNKFEAKLDALADGAAEVTL, encoded by the coding sequence ATGACGGAGGTAATCGCTACGACACCGGGACTGTTCCCGCTGCCCGACTGGGCGAAGGACGACCTCTCGGATTTGAAAGGTCACCAGAAGGACGACCTCATTTCCGGCGACGAGGGCGACGACGTCGTCGCGGCCTACGAGCGCGCACGGACGGAAGTCATCGAGCGCCAACTCGAGGCCGGACTCGACGGCGTCGTCGAGGGGCAACTCCGGTGGGACGACATGCTCGCTCACCCACTGTGCGTCCACGACAGCGTCGACACCCGCGGTATCGTCCGCTACTACGACAACAACAACTTCTATCGAGAGCCGGTCGTCACCGGCGACCTCGACTTCGACGGCGACGTGGCCGAGGAGTTGGCCGGCCAGTCGGACGTGACGCAAGCCGTCCTGCCCGGCCCCTACTCGCTTGCTGACCTCGCGACCGACGAACACTACGGCGACGACGCCGCGTTCCTCGATGCCATCGCCGAGTTCCTCGCCGGCGAAGCCGCCGAATTCGACACCGAGACGCTGTTCCTCTTGGAACCGTCGCTCGTCGAGAACGCTCCCGACGATGGCGAAGACGAACGCGCAAGCGAGGCCATCGACCGCGTGGCGACGGCAGTCGACGCCGATGTCGTCGTCCACACGTACTGGGGTGCGATTCCGGAGAAACCCTACGCGCATCTGATGGACGCCCAAATCGACGCAATCGGCTTCGACTTCGTCGCCGACCACGAGCAGAACGTCTACAACATCCAAGAGTACGGCACGAAAGACAGCATCGCCCTCGGCGTCGTCGACGGCCAGAACACCCTCGTCGAGACGGCTGACGAAATCGCCGAGCGCATCGAGTGGGTCGACGACAGCGTCCCCGCTCAGACGTTCGACACCGTCTACGCGACGAGCAACACCGAACTGTTCTACCTCCCACAGAACAAGTTCGAGGCTAAACTGGATGCGCTGGCCGACGGCGCCGCGGAGGTGACACTATGA